DNA from Paludisphaera mucosa:
CAGGCGGTTCGCGCGGAAGGTCGCCACGTCGGGCTCGGCGGCGTCCGATCGGCCGAACATCACGACCTGCCCGTCGTCGTAGAATGGGATCCAGTTGGGGCTCTGGAACAGGCGGCGATAGGTGTTCCTCGCCGAATCGGCGTCGATCATCACCGTCGAGATCTTGTGCTCGTCGAACAGCGGCTTCCAGATCGCCGGATCGTCGTCGCGCAGGGCGTTGAGGAGGGTCCGATGCTGCTCCAGCAGGGCGTTCGGGAACAGGTTCGCGCGGTTGTCGACGAACGACTTCCGCGTCGGCCCCGCCTTCCAGACCACGGCGTCGCCCTGGGCGGAGTTCCAGTTGAAGACGTTCCCCTTGATGTCGTCGTGGGCCGCCAGGTATTCGGCGGCCTTGAAGGCGAAGTCGTCGGGATCGAAGCCGAATCCGAACCGCTGGTCGCCCTTCGATTTGCCATAGCCGGTGATGGCGACCGCGACGAAGCCGAAAAGGGCCGCGAGCGAGACGAGGCGGCCGCCGGTCGACCAAAGGGTCCAGCCGCTCCCCAATCGACCCGTCACGCCGAACCGCCGCTGATACCATTCCTGGCCGTTGAGCGCGGCGACCGCAGCCAAAACCATGGCGAACCCGGCGCTGTAGCGCGTGTAGACGGCCCAGGCGAACGCGGCGAATACGAACGGTAGGAACCGTGCCCATGAGAATCGCGCGACGTTGACCACGAACGAGGCCGCGCCCAGGCCGACGAACACGACGTAGAAGAGCGCCAGCCAGTGCCACGCGCCCGGATACAGCGACCGGATCGTCCTGCCGAAGTACGAGAGCTGATCCAGGGTGGGAGGCGGAGCGTCGCTCGAGAAGAAGCTGGTCACCGGCTCCAGCGCCGCCGGGTAAATCCTGATGTGCGAGGGGTTGAGCAGGACGATCAGCGCGCTGGCCAGCAGGATCGCGGTCGCGAAGCCGGCCGAGACCGGCGGCCGGGGCGTCTCCTCACCGGCTTTGATCGGGGCGCCCGCCTCGACATCCGCCCCTCGACCGTCCAGGAACTTGCCGAGCACGGCCGACGCCAGGATGAGCAGCCCGAAGAGGAACGACTCGTCGACGTTGGCCCAGACCAGGAAGAGCGGCACGAGCGCGTAGAGCGCTCCGGCCCGCGACTGGCCGAACGCCCGGAAGAGCAGGAACAATTCCAGGGCGAGGAACAAGTCACCCCAGGTCGAGGGCCCGACGACCGCCGGCTGGGCGATCCCCCCGAGCATGAGCCCGGCCGGACCGAAGACCGCGCCCAGCGCGAGGGCCGTGCAGAGGGCAGCCCACCAGAGCCCTGGTCCCTTGTGGCGGATCTTGATCAGGACGAAGGCCGTCGCGAGCCTGAGGAACGCCGTCAAGGCCACCAGGGCGCCGGTCGCGATCTGCTCGGCCGAGGCGCGGTTCGCCGTCGGATCGTCGGGGGCCTCCGGCACCAGGCTGTAGGCCGCGTTGTACAGCCCCGCCGAGGCCGCCTGGAACAGCCAGGGGACGTTGACCCAGGTCTTCCCCTCCTCGGTGTAGGAGAACGCGTCGGCCACCAGCGGCGTCCCCCTGGCGATGATCTCCCGGCCCACCTTGAGGTTGGACCACAAGGGCGCGTGATTCGTCTTCAGGAACGAGGCGACGAACGTCAGCAAGAGCGCGGCGCCTAGCACGTACAGGTCGTAGTAGGCGTTCCACTCGGTGACGCGCTCGGGGGTCCAGGGCTCGGGTTGCGGCTCGGGCTCGGCGTCGGCGTCGAGCGGTTCGGACCCCTCGGGGACGGGGCCGCCGTGGCGGAGGTCGGCGTCGTCGCGGTCGCGTTTCTTGTCGGGGACGGGCGAGGAGGCGTCGGGTCGTGTCATGAGACTCAGCCGGCAAGAGAATCCGAATGATCGCGAAATCGGGCCGAGGCGGAAGGACGGCGACGCGCTCCTCGGTCGATAGGGGGAGAATTCATGCTAGAAGGCATCGCCAAGGGCGGTCAAGGGGGGTGGCCGGCGAGGCTCGTTGACTTCGACCGGGCCCGACCTAGAATGCGTAAGTTCCGAAGGGCGGCCGGCGTGGGTTCTCTTGCCCCAGGCCTCGCCAGACGACTCGATTTCTGGGAAACCCCGGCGATGAAGCTTCTCACCGCGATCCCCGTCCACAACGAGGAGAAGTACCTGGAAGAGGTGCTTCGCCAGGTCCTCCGCCACGCGGACGACGTGCTCGTGGTCGACGACGGCTCGAAAGACCGCACGCCGGAACTGCTCAAGGGCTTCCCCGAGGTCCGCGTCATCCGCCATCCGACCAACCTCGGTTACGGAGCGGGGCTGCGGACGGCCTTCGGCGCGGCCCTCGACGGCGGGTACGACGCCCTCGTCACGCTCGACTGCGACGGCCAGCACGAGCCCGCCCTGATCCCCGAGGTCGCGGCCAAGCTCGCCGAGGCCGACATGGTCTCCGGCAGTCGCTATCTCCAGGTCTTCGACCCCTCCCAACGCCCGCCGGAAGAACGTCGGCGGATCAACGTCGAGGTCACCCGCTGGCTGAACGAGTGCCTCGGGCTCAACCTCACCGACGCGTTCTGCGGGTTCAAGGCTTACAACCGCCGCGCCCTGGAATGCTTCGAGGTCACCGACCTCGGCTACGCCATGCCCCTGCCGATCTGGGTGCAGGCGGTCCAGCATGGCCTGAGGATCGTGGAGACGCCGGTGCCTTTGATCTACCTGGACGAATCGCGCGCCTTCGGCGGCTCGCTCGACGACTCGACGTACCGTCTGAATCACTATCGCCAGGTCTTCTCCGACGCTCTCAAGGCCGCAGGCCTGGAAGTGGCCGGAGGTTGTCGCGGATGAAAGGCACCCGCCTGCGGGCTCCCTCCAGCGACGGCGGCCTGCTGGCGACGCCTCCCCTCGATCAAGCGGCCTCGCTCGTCGACGCGAACGTCGCCCGCGCCTCGTCGTGGGATCATGACTTCCAGGGTCGCCCGGCCTCCTGGTTGCGCGGGCTCGTCCGCCGCCAGGCCGTCGAGGAAGCCCGTCTCTTCCTCAAAAGCCTGGGCATCGAGCCGACTGCCCCGACCGACGCCGAGGACGGGAATCTCGACGGCCTGGTCGTCACCGGACATCAACCCGAGCTGTTCCACCCCGGGGTGTGGGTCAAGAACTTCGCCGCGGCAGGGATCGCCGCCCGAGCGGGCACCTCGGCCCTCAACCTGATCATCGACGACGACATCCCGAAGTCGGCCTCCATCCGCGTCCCGCACCGGGAGGATGGTCGCCTGGCCCTGCGACGGATCGAGTTCGACCGCTGGGAGGGCGAAGCGCCCTATGAGGACCTGCCCGTCCGCGACGAGGCGGTCTTCGCTTCCTTCGGCGATCGGGTGCGCGATGGGCTCGGCGGCCTGATCGCCGACCCTCTGATCGACCACTTCTGGCCGGAGTTGGCTCGGTACTCCGAGAGCGGCCTGACGCTCGGCCTGAGGATGGCGGCGGCGCGTCGACGCATCGAAGCGTCCTGGGGCGTCTCGAACCTGGAAGTGCCGTTCAGCCGCCTCTGCCAGACCGAGGGATTCCACTGGTTCACTTCCCATCTGCTCGCCGAGTTGCCCCGGTTCCAGGTCATCCACAACCAGGCCCTATGGGAATACCGCCGGCTCTATGGGATCCGCAGCAAGAACCACCCCGTATCGGCCTTGAAGGCGGAGGGCGATTGGCTTGAAGCCCCATTCTGGGTCTGGCGTGCAGGGCGTCCCCGGCGTCGGCCGCTGATGGTCCGCCAGGACGGACCCACGATGCTCCTCAAGATCGCCGAGGAACTCGAACCCTTCCTGGAACTCCCGCTCGCTCCCGGTCGCGAGGCCTGTTGCGCGGTCGAGCGTCTCATGGAACTGTCGGCGACCGACGTCCGCCTGCGCACTCGGGCCCTGACCACGACGATGTTCAGCCGATTCCTGCTGAGCGACCTGTTCATCCACGGGATCGGAGGCGCGAAGTACGACGAGCTGGGCGACGTGGTCGCGAGCCGGTTCTTCGGGGCGTCCCCGCCGAGCTTCCTGACCCTTTCGCTGACCTCGTGGCTCGGCTTGCCCGAGTCTCCGGCCTCGGTGGAAGGGCTCTTCGCGCTTGAACGCGAGATCCGGGGCCTGGAATACAATCCCGACCGCCACCTGCCCCAATCGGCGACCGTCGAGGAGCAGGACCTCGTCGCCGAAAAGCGTCGCATCATCGCCGAAAACCCGGTCGACCCTCGCGAACGCCGGGATCGATTTCGGAAGATCCGTTCGATCAACGAGAGGCTCCATCCTCTCGTCGCGGATCGCATCCAGCTCTTGCGAGAAGAGCGCGTGCGGATGGTTCACGAACTGGACGAGAATCGGACGGCTCGCAGTCGCGAATACTCCCTGGTCTTACACTCGCATGCTCGCTTGCGACAGGTGATGCTGGGCATCGCAAATCCGCTGCTCCAGCCGGCCGCCGAGGCGGTCGAATCGTGACAATCGCATAAGGCGGTCCGAGGTGGGGAAAAAGCGCCTCCCGCGACCACTTTTTCGGGCGGAAGCGCCCCCCAGGCCGTACAATGGGGTGTGCACGGCGTCTCGTCGTGAGCAGCGACGCCCTCGCCGGTTCCACGGTTGACAGCCCCCGCCCCTCGCGGCGCGTCCGAAAGATGGTCGACCTGATGAAAGCCTCCACCCAGGAGACGCGGCTCCCGTTTCGTCGAGGTTCGGTCGAGTACTGCCTGGGGACCGAGGCCGACCACGAGGCGGTCTATCAGACGCTGCTCCACGTGTTTCACGGCCCGGATCGCGAGTCCTACCTGGGCACGCTGAGCGATCCCGCGTACCGTCCCGACGAGCGTTTGCTCGTCAAGGTCGACGGCCGGATCGTCAGCCACGTCCACCTCACCGAGCGGGAGATCCGCTACGGCGGCGTCACCATCCCCATGAACGGCATCATGTGGATCGGCACCCTCCCGGAATTCCGGGGCCTCGGCTTCGCCCAGAACCTGATGCGACTCGCCGACGAACGCTCGCGCGCGACGGGGGCCGTCGTCCAGGCCCTCACCACGCGAATGCCGCGCTTCTACAAGCCGCTCGGCTGGGGCGTTTGCGGACGCCGGACCTTCGGGCAGACGCTGAGCCGAAACCTGCCCCAGGCGACCGACGGCGTCGTCGAAGGGAAGGGAGGCGGCTGGCACGTCCGCCCCTGGCGGCAGGTCGAACTGGGCGACCTCATGGCCCTCTACGACATGCAGTTCCGCACGACCACGGGGACGGCCGCCCGATCCGAAGAATATTGGCGCTGGCTGATCGGCCGCCGCTACGCCCACGTCATCTGGGTCGCCTGCCAGGGCGAGGCCGTGAGGGGCTATGCCTTCGTTAAAGACCATCGCATCCTGGAGATGGCCACCGACCCGGCGCAGCCGCAGGCGCTCAAGGCCCTCCTCGGCCGGGTACGCGCCGAGGCCCTGGAACGCGCCTATCCCGAGGTGACGATCAACGGCCCCGTCGACCATCCGGCGCTCGAGGCCTGTCGGGCGGCCGGCGGTCGGATCTTCGATCAGGACGCCGTCGACGGCTCGGTCTCGATGTACCACGTGCCCGACGTCGGCCGGTTCCTCAAGGCGATCCTGCCGGAACTGAGCCGACGGGTTCAGGAGGCCGGCTCGACCGCTCCGCTCGAACTCGGCCTGACCGTCGACGACCATCGTTGGCTGATTCACGCCGACGGCAAGAACTCGAGGGTCGAGCCCGACAAGCTCAGCCGTCGTCACCTGACGCTCCGCTCGGCGACGTTCGTCCGCCTCGCCATGGGACATGTCGGCGTCGAAGAAGCGGCCGGTGAGGACGGATTCGTGGCCTCCACAGCCACCGCCCTCGACGCCGCCCGCATCCTGTTCCCCATCCAGCCGATCTGGCGCAGCCCGCTCGACTCGGCCACGGCCTGAGCGCGGGACGAGCGAACTTCGGGCTCAGTCATAGCCTCGCCTCGACCCGCTGAGGGCTAGGTATTGGCTGCCGGGATAGCTCGGCGTCGCCACGAGTCGAAAGCGATCCCGGCCTCCTGCGCCCTTCGCAGGGCCGAATCCAGGATCTTCAGGGCTGCCAGCACTTCGGCGTCCTCCCTCGTGGCAGCCTCGGTCTCGAAGGAGTTTATCAGCGCGGCGAGATCGGCGCCGGCTTTGGCAGGTGTGCCCTCGCATGCGAAAGGCGCTTCGAAGGGTGGCATCCCGTCGATCGCGGCTCGCACGAATGGCGATCGCAGGATCGCCATGGCCCGTCGATCGACCTCCTCGGCCCACTTCATGACCGAGAGGTCGGCTTGGTAGGTCTCGACGCCCACGGGGGTCTCCAAGATCAGTCGGAAGCCGTGGCTGGAGACGACGTCCTGTGGCGAGCCCAGGGGGGCGAAATTCGCCGTGAGCAGAAACATAGCCCGGTCGCGAGTGCCGCCGGAAGCCCGATGAAGATCAGGATGAGCGTCGGCGACCGTAAGTCTTCGACCAGTGATAGGCGCCGTAGCCGTAGGGGCGGTCCACTTCCCGGACGGTCCAGAAGGACACCGCGGCTGAGATCAACATCAGCGGTACGCCGATGATCGGGTTCAGGGCTAAGGAACCGAGCACGACGCTCGACGTCGCAAGAGCCCAGCACGCACACCAGCGCCTTGCCCGTCGATGCTCGGCCGGCACTGTCGGGTCGACGGGCCCGGTCGCCGAGAGCATCGGCTAAAACGCCGCCTGCCGTTTGGCGAAGAAGCGTTTCACCGGGGGCGAGTTCAGATAAACCGAGAACAAGGCGTAGACGATGATGAACGTCACGCCCAGCGTGATCCGCTGCTGATCCAGGCGGTCGACGAGCGGCTTGTACTCGTAGTCGGACAGCTCGTTCGCGTAGGGGTCGTCGGCCGTCGCGGTGGAGCGGGTCACGACGTCGCTCTGGTCGGCGAAGTTGGCCTCGAAGATCGGCACCCCGATCAGGGCGATCACGTCGACGATGGCGCCGAGCGTCAGGGCGAGGAGCAGGACCTTGAGCGACTTCCCCCTCAAGAACTGCACCGAGCCGTAGACCCCGTACCCGGCGACCACGCCCAGCATGAGCCAGCCGTACTGGTACATGCCCGCGGGGACGCGGACCGACTGGATGATCGCGAGGAGCGTCAACAGGCCGCCGGCCAACGCGCAGAAGATCCCGGGGATGGCGATGTGGAGCGGGATGCCGGAAGGCGGGGGCGGCGGCGGAGGATACAGGTCGTCCTCCAGGCCGATGTGCATCCCCGTGTCTTGATCGGTGCCGCAGGTCGGGCAGAGCGACATCCCCTTGGGGACGAGGCCGCCGCAGCGCGAGCAGCGTCGGGCGTGGGCGCGGGCCTCGGCGCCGACGGCCTTCTTCTTGCGGCGGGTTTCTTCCTTGAACAGGGCTGCGGCGTCGCTGATCGCGGCCGAAGCGTTCCCGATGCTCTTCTCGGCGTCGCCGGCGAGCATCGGCAGGTCGAACGTCTCGCGCAGGTCGCCTTCCGCCCGCGGCGACGGCAAGTCGTCGAGGATGGGGAATCCACCCTTGGGTATCTCGTAGGTGGACGTGTTGGCCGCGTCGATTTCGCCGGGACGGGTCGAGGCGGAATTCGCGTCATTCGGCGTCACGGTGAAGCGATGGGCGCACTTCGGGCACTTCAACCGCTTCCCCGCCGGAACCTGGTCGGGGAGGTTGAGGACCGTCTTGCACTGTTCGCAACTGATGGTGCGCGGCATGATCCCGTCGCCTATCCCTTCGGTCCGCCTGTTCCGCCCGAGGCCGCCCCGTCGTCCGGCGGGGCCGCATCGGGCCACGCCGTCCGATCGACCCACCCACGCGATTCTATCCTACTGACGTCCGGCCGAGAAGGAACTTAGGAACCGGTGCCGGAGAAGCGCCGGCGGCTCGTCCGGAAGGAGATCACCAAGTTCATGACGCCCAGGGGCCCTTCGGAGTTCAGGCGGATCCGACGACGGTCCCACCGGCCGATTGGAACACCGCGCGGATGACCTCGTGACGATGGTCGAAGAGTTTCTGGAGCTTGTGTTCAAGGAACCGGCCGCCGATCATGGCGCCCAGCAGGCCGAGCGGCGGCGCGTAGTCGATGA
Protein-coding regions in this window:
- a CDS encoding tetratricopeptide repeat protein codes for the protein MTRPDASSPVPDKKRDRDDADLRHGGPVPEGSEPLDADAEPEPQPEPWTPERVTEWNAYYDLYVLGAALLLTFVASFLKTNHAPLWSNLKVGREIIARGTPLVADAFSYTEEGKTWVNVPWLFQAASAGLYNAAYSLVPEAPDDPTANRASAEQIATGALVALTAFLRLATAFVLIKIRHKGPGLWWAALCTALALGAVFGPAGLMLGGIAQPAVVGPSTWGDLFLALELFLLFRAFGQSRAGALYALVPLFLVWANVDESFLFGLLILASAVLGKFLDGRGADVEAGAPIKAGEETPRPPVSAGFATAILLASALIVLLNPSHIRIYPAALEPVTSFFSSDAPPPTLDQLSYFGRTIRSLYPGAWHWLALFYVVFVGLGAASFVVNVARFSWARFLPFVFAAFAWAVYTRYSAGFAMVLAAVAALNGQEWYQRRFGVTGRLGSGWTLWSTGGRLVSLAALFGFVAVAITGYGKSKGDQRFGFGFDPDDFAFKAAEYLAAHDDIKGNVFNWNSAQGDAVVWKAGPTRKSFVDNRANLFPNALLEQHRTLLNALRDDDPAIWKPLFDEHKISTVMIDADSARNTYRRLFQSPNWIPFYDDGQVVMFGRSDAAEPDVATFRANRLDPELRAYKIVAPTPAADRPPTPVDFIDDFLQSRSLTPPRSQTNAARRWLGGGLSADGSPAPPDPARCLLAIREARSALAQNPDDYTAYRLLSVAYRALAQQEAAVLSGIALTPENRERIAAIKPGGTLMSERLRQLVTALNYAVQTSPPPHTQAERQELMSVQYELYDAFLQLGFVDLAREQLRALLATAKPGDLASEPRLQYQALMEQLNQQVAQIEQAVSNLQIERQAGPIELGQYALSQGAAGLAITQFEDANRSNLSPTVVKPRLLDLYCSTGQPERALEVIAPSGAADPNLGDSALAPFRQGLVYKLMGNYSYATMLWQTQAVPRLAFDRTSKAIGIAGRSMRGDLVGAANDGGLIPEQVSRQANWEFDLAQCLLEWGEPERAAEHYTQALELVPDLALRPLITYYLEKIGKPVPAKKAEAPSPEPAKPAADVPIPDAAFKAEEPKSEAAKADEPKPAEPKVETPKAEAEKKP
- a CDS encoding glycosyltransferase family 2 protein codes for the protein MKLLTAIPVHNEEKYLEEVLRQVLRHADDVLVVDDGSKDRTPELLKGFPEVRVIRHPTNLGYGAGLRTAFGAALDGGYDALVTLDCDGQHEPALIPEVAAKLAEADMVSGSRYLQVFDPSQRPPEERRRINVEVTRWLNECLGLNLTDAFCGFKAYNRRALECFEVTDLGYAMPLPIWVQAVQHGLRIVETPVPLIYLDESRAFGGSLDDSTYRLNHYRQVFSDALKAAGLEVAGGCRG
- a CDS encoding GNAT family N-acetyltransferase — protein: MKASTQETRLPFRRGSVEYCLGTEADHEAVYQTLLHVFHGPDRESYLGTLSDPAYRPDERLLVKVDGRIVSHVHLTEREIRYGGVTIPMNGIMWIGTLPEFRGLGFAQNLMRLADERSRATGAVVQALTTRMPRFYKPLGWGVCGRRTFGQTLSRNLPQATDGVVEGKGGGWHVRPWRQVELGDLMALYDMQFRTTTGTAARSEEYWRWLIGRRYAHVIWVACQGEAVRGYAFVKDHRILEMATDPAQPQALKALLGRVRAEALERAYPEVTINGPVDHPALEACRAAGGRIFDQDAVDGSVSMYHVPDVGRFLKAILPELSRRVQEAGSTAPLELGLTVDDHRWLIHADGKNSRVEPDKLSRRHLTLRSATFVRLAMGHVGVEEAAGEDGFVASTATALDAARILFPIQPIWRSPLDSATA